ATCAGACTCCAGTCTGCCTTGCCGCCAAAACCCTGACATCTGGTGCGAGGATGAAGAGTTACGGCAGATACACCGCAATCTTCCGCAATCTTAGCCAGTTCCGGAGCATTTTTATTCGCATTATCCCAACCGCTTCTTATCTTAACGGTGACGGGGACCAATGAATTTTTAACCACGGTAGTAACTATTTCTTTGAACTTAACACTATCTTTGAGCAGAGCAGCACCGGAATCACTCCGCATTACCTTGCGGACGGAACAACCGCAATTTATGTCTATTATATCAGCTTTATTTGATAACATGTAAGCCGCTTTGCCCAGGGAGGAGGGTTTGCCCCCGAATATCTGTAATACAACAGGACGTTCCTTATCCACAATGTCAGCTATCAGCTTAGTATTCTTCCCGTCTCTTATCAAACCTTCCGCGCTGATCATTTCAGAATATAAAAGACCGGCGCCCATAGCTTTAATAATACCCCGAAAAGGGATATCAGTTATACCGGCCATG
This genomic interval from Candidatus Firestonebacteria bacterium RIFOXYD2_FULL_39_29 contains the following:
- a CDS encoding tRNA dihydrouridine synthase DusB, yielding MQTKSVKIGNVITKNNIFLAPMAGITDIPFRGIIKAMGAGLLYSEMISAEGLIRDGKNTKLIADIVDKERPVVLQIFGGKPSSLGKAAYMLSNKADIIDINCGCSVRKVMRSDSGAALLKDSVKFKEIVTTVVKNSLVPVTVKIRSGWDNANKNAPELAKIAEDCGVSAVTLHPRTRCQGFGGKADWSLIGKVKKAVNIPVIGSGDIHNAMDAVRMLEETGCDAVMIGRACLGNPWLFRETISYINSGKPPVPPTEAERLEIARHHGDHMAEYKGERTGIREFRKHILWYFKGMKGIKHLRPLANKMETLQDFHAILQQIDRGMYARV